The following are from one region of the archaeon BMS3Bbin15 genome:
- a CDS encoding DNA-directed RNA polymerase subunit K — MKLTRYERARIIGARALQISMGAPPMIKVSKNSVDPITIAIKELDVGIIPMTVKRSMPEKKLMGEVQ, encoded by the coding sequence TTGAAGCTTACAAGATATGAAAGAGCTCGCATTATAGGTGCAAGAGCACTCCAGATTTCAATGGGGGCGCCCCCTATGATAAAAGTGTCAAAGAATTCAGTTGACCCCATAACAATAGCTATAAAGGAGCTTGATGTAGGGATAATACCTATGACTGTAAAGAGAAGCATGCCTGAAAAAAAGCTAATGGGTGAAGTACAATGA